The Fusobacterium polymorphum genome segment GTTGCAGACCATGCCCTACAAAGAGCATCACTCTCATTAAACATTTGTTGAGTTAAAATATTAATTTCCTTTGATGTTCCAACCCAACCAAAAGCTACTATAACCTTTCTGCGAAGAATATTATCATTGGTCTTTATGAGTGAAATAAGAATAGGAATAAGTTGATTACAAAATGATGAATAGAATTCTCTATGTTTCAATTTAGACAAAACTTCTGCTATAAGAAAAGCTGTAAATATCTTTATTTTTTCATCTTCACTTTTAGACAACTGTTCAAATAAAAACTCAATTCCTTCACTTCCATGTCTATCAAAGCTGCTCTCTATATTAAGTTTTTTATCTTCTTTCCAATCTTTACAGATAAGTTCATAATGATATGCTATTTCTTTACAAGCACCTAAATCAGCTATAAACTTGATTCTCTTAGTGACAGGAAAGTTTTCTTTTTCTAATTCAAGATATGATTTTTCTAAATCTTCTTTTGTTAATGTAGCACGACGAATTCTTTCTT includes the following:
- a CDS encoding HEAT repeat domain-containing protein; translated protein: MSNSTDKILQELEEERIRRATLTKEDLEKSYLELEKENFPVTKRIKFIADLGACKEIAYHYELICKDWKEDKKLNIESSFDRHGSEGIEFLFEQLSKSEDEKIKIFTAFLIAEVLSKLKHREFYSSFCNQLIPILISLIKTNDNILRRKVIVAFGWVGTSKEINILTQQMFNESDALCRAWSATSLMQMSFHRVDKEIICKKTKTIFAKVIESEKDLYACGIIIEAAQILFAKKWISSSVVENIEFEKIEKARKTAVRFLSKC